The proteins below come from a single Miscanthus floridulus cultivar M001 chromosome 1, ASM1932011v1, whole genome shotgun sequence genomic window:
- the LOC136474048 gene encoding uncharacterized protein: MVAISMYCGNLHIGGHDSGAPAPRRWEAPRPALDAKRFRRLVRNRSRAVARLAGTPPRQVSQSSSDLNGGRGAADPEREAPDEEEGDEGGEEEQGQLQQDQEREHQQHQEEQGNGEAEQQQQEQQQEEEEEQEEGAVEDADMEDAGEVVVEGDGNGDAEEGQGESEGVDPNQEEVSYPDGIDEKKRKLNEKLDVLNKKKHGLVQMLKQVLKAEEEIQRRSMQASLRAAMPQPSENATDGSSVSRLAPRMTVDVNFGDVAGDSDAGSNQGTPGRPLHHFHSISPSTASFARSPFGSLQGYTPRSPATFSTASPSRFATNIHQGQPPALYSVSLPGSNYVASSPSPAASGGSSSVFRDPRPPNST, translated from the exons ATGGTGGCGATCTCGATGTACTGCGGCAACCTCCACATTGGTGGTCACGACAGCGGCGCCCCTGCCCCGCGCCGGTGGGAGGCGCCCCGGCCGGCGCTCGACGCGAAGCGGTTCCGCCGCCTCGTGCGCAACCGCTCCCGCGCCGTCGCGCGCCTCGCCGGGACGCCGCCGCGGCAGGTCTCCCAGTCATCCTCGGACTTGAATGGCGGCCGTGGCGCTGCCGATCCCGAGCGAGAGGCACCGGATGAGGAGGAAGGGGACGAGGGGGGAGAAGAGGAGCAGGGACAGCTGCAGCAGGACCAGGAACGTGAACATCAGCAGCATCAGGAGGAACAGGGGAATGGGGAGGCGGAGCAACAGcaacaggagcagcagcaggaggaagaggaggagcaggaggagggggCGGTGGAGGACGCGGACATGGAAGATGCGGGGGAGGTAGTTGTTGAAGGGGATGGTAATGGCGATGCTGAAGAAGGTCAGGGTGAAAGTGAAGGTGTTGACCCAAACCAGGAGGAG GTGAGTTATCCTGATGGAATtgatgagaagaagagaaagcttaACGAAAAGCTGGACGTcctaaataaaaagaagcatggcCTTGTGCAGATGCTGAAGCAG GTCTTAAAAGCAGAAGAAGAAATCCAAAGGCGCAGCATGCAGGCTTCATTGCGTGCTGCCATGCCTCAGCCGTCAGAAAATGCAACAGATGGAAGTTCTGTTTCTAGGTTGGCCCCTAGAATGACTGTTGATGTCAATTTTGGTGATGTTGCTGGCGATTCAGATGCTGGTTCTAACCAGGGCACTCCTGGACGCCCCTTGCATCACTTCCACAGTATCTCTCCTTCAACAGCCTCTTTTGCGAGGTCACCGTTTGGTTCTCTACAG GGCTACACTCCAAGGAGTCCGGCAACATTCTCTACGGCAAGTCCATCACGCTTCGCCACAAATATACACCAAGGACAACCTCCTGCTCTTTATTCAGTATCATTGCCAGGAAGTAACTATGTAGCCTCATCACCTTCCCCGGCCGCATCTGGTGGTTCTTCCTCGGTGTTCAGGGACCCTCGCCCACCTAACTCTACATAG
- the LOC136474058 gene encoding uncharacterized protein has translation MRRLALLLLPLLLAAGATMASAEPATPPASSLTPSPSPSPPSPSLTLAELLPKYGLPPGIFPSTVTAFSLASNGSLTVDLAGPCYVHFEYLTYFEAHITGVLRYGSLSDLQGVQVRHFLIWYNVVRIKVDLPPPPRYVYIDIGWITRKLPADDFQSLHACEDSRRCRLSSALAVAAKWFQDFFAQF, from the exons ATGCGGCGTCTCGCTCTCCTCCTCCTGCCactcctcctcgccgccggcgCCACCATGGCGTCGGCGGAGCCCGCGACCCCTCCCGCCTCCTCTCttactccctctccctctccctctcccccttcgCCTTCGCTGACCCTCGCCGAGCTCCTCCCGAAGTACGGCCTGCCCCCGGGCATCTTCCCCTCGACCGTCACCGCCTTCTCGCTCGCCAGCAACGGCAGCCTCACCGTCGACCTCGCGGGCCCCTGCTACGTCCACTTCGAGTACCTCACCTACTTCGAGGCCCACATCACGGGGGTGCTCCGCTACGGCTCCCTCTCCGACCTCCAGGGCGTCCAGGTCCGCCACTTCCTCATCTGGTACAACGTCGTCCGCATCAAGGTCGACCTGCCCCCGCCGCCGCGCTACGTCTACATCGACATCGGGTGGATCACGCGCAAGCTCCCCGCCGACGACTTCCAGTCGCTCCACGCCTGCGAGGACTCCAGGAGGTGCCGCCTCTCCTCcgcgctcgccgtcgccgccaaaTGGTTCCAG gacttctttgcccaatttTAG